The following coding sequences are from one Carettochelys insculpta isolate YL-2023 chromosome 5, ASM3395843v1, whole genome shotgun sequence window:
- the POFUT3 gene encoding GDP-fucose protein O-fucosyltransferase 3 — MIRIGRKKLWASFFCFMAFFFLLVTLQVVLELGKAEGKIKASRLQDGSSKLEEERQKHAYHTFNNQDLYGNAGGVLDVDRYPILLWWSPLTGETGRLGQCGEDTCFFTIKRTYQHNHMTKAFLFYGTDFNIDSLPLPRKHHHDWALFHEESPKNNYKLFHEPTITLFNHTATFSRHSHLPLTTQYLEGMEVIKSLRHMVPLQKKNSLRKRLAPLVYVQSDCDPPSDRDSYVRELMSYIPVDSYGECLHNRDLPEYLQNPASMDDDNFYRILAQYKFILAFENAVCEDYITEKLWRPLKLGVVPVYYGSPSITDWLPSNKSAILVTRFAHPRELAHYIKELDRNDHEYEAYLQWKLKGAISNQRLLAAIQDRKWGVQDITQDNYIDVFECMVCNRVWENIRRQEKGLPRRRWNAQVNHLSCPKPEAFLFSSPNLRWTSLREMWIPSFEQSKKEAHALRKLVERNRNFTAQEFWTLVFKEHNKLSRTQ, encoded by the exons ATGATTAGAATTGGGAGGAAGAAACTTTGGGCATCTTTCTTCTGCTTTATGgccttctttttccttcttgttACACTCCAG GTGGTTCTTGAACTGGGCAAGGCTGAAGGGAAGATAAAAGCCTCCCGTTTACAAGATGGTTCTTCAAAACTGGAGGAGGAGCGGCAGAAACATGCATATCACACTTTTAATAATCAGGATCTCTACGGCAATGCTGGAGGAGTTTTAGATGTGGACAGATACCCCATCCTGCTCTGGTGGTCCCCGCTGACTGGCGAGACTGGGCGGTTAGGTCAGTGTGGAGAAGATACCTGTTTCTTTACTATCAAGAGGACCTACCAGCATAATCACATGACAAAAGCCTTTCTCTTCTATG GTACTGACTTTAATATAGATAGCTTACCCCTCCCTCGTAAACACCATCATGACTGGGCCCTTTTCCATGAAGAATCACCCAAAAACAACTACAAGCTCTTTCACGAACCTACCATCACCTTGTTCAATCACACAGCAACCTTCAGTCGCCACTCCCACCTGCCGCTGACTACTCAGTATCTGGAGGGCATGGAGGTCATAAAGTCTCTGAGACACATGGTTCCTTTACAAAAGAAGAATAGCTTGAGAAAAAGACTTGCACCGCTTGTGTACGTGCAGTCCGATTGTGACCCTCCCTCAGACCGGGACAGCTACGTGCGTGAGCTGATGAGCTACATCCCAGTGGATTCCTATGGCGAATGCTTGCATAACAGAGACCTCCCTGAGTACCTCCAAAACCCAGCCTCCATGGACGATGACAACTTTTACAGAATACTTGCTCAGTACAAATTCAtccttgcttttgaaaatgcagtCTGTGAGGATTACATCACTGAAAAGCTCTGGCGGCCCCTTAAGTTGGGAGTGGTACCAGTGTATTATGGATCCCCAAGTATCACGGACTGGCTTCCTAGCAATAAGAGTGCAATCCTTGTAACAAGATTCGCacaccccagggagctggcacacTACATCAAGGAACTGGATAGGAATGACCACGAGTACGAGGCCTACCTACAATGGAAACTGAAAGGGGCCATCTCCAATCAACGCCTGCTCGCTGCTATCCAAGACCGCAAATGGGGAGTCCAGGATATCACCCAGGACAATTATATTGACGTGTTTGAATGCATGGTGTGCAACAGGGTGTGGGAAAACATCCGAAGGCAGGAAAAG GGATTGCCACGCAGGAGATGGAACGCACAGGTTAACCACTTGAGTTGCCCGAAACCTGAGGCTTTCTTATTCTCCTCTCCAAACCTACGCTGGACATCTCTGCGAGAGATGTGGATTCCAAGCTTTGAACAATCCAAGAAAGAAGCCCATGCACTGAGAAAGCTGGTGGAGAGGAATAGAAACTTTACAGCCCAGGAATTTTGGACGCTTGTGTTCAAAGAACACAATAAGCTATCACGCACACAGTGA